In Syntrophorhabdus sp., the genomic stretch CGCGAAGGCCCACGGGGTACTCGCGGGACAGGGATTCGCGAAAGAGGTCTTCATGGCCCTCGACAGGGACATCGCTTACAGGGAGACTATGAAGGACGGTGAGACCGTGAGCCCCGGCGATGTCGTCGCGACGCTGGAGGGCGCCACGCGGGCTATACTGACCGCCGAACGGGTGGCCCTCAACATTCTCCAGAGACTCTCGGGGATCGCCACGTTGACAAGGACCTTCGTTGACGCCGCGTCGGGCACGAAGGCCCGGATACTCGACACCCGAAAGACAACACCGGGGATTCGGCGCATGGAGAAGTATGCCGTCACCATGGGTGGAGGCATGAACCACCGCGGCAACCTGACGGAGATGGCCCTCATCAAGGAGAACCACATAGCCGTCGCCGGCTCCATACGCCGGGCCGTCGAACTGGTGCGCGCGCGCACCCCGGTCCCCATTGAGGTGGAGGTGCGCACCATGGAGGAATTGCGGGAGGCCGTCGAGGCAACGGTAGAACAGATCATGCTCGACAACTGGGACACGGTATCGATGCGCGACGCCGTCGCCTTTGTTGCCGGTCGGGTGCCGCTGGAGGCGTCGGGCAACATGACGG encodes the following:
- the nadC gene encoding carboxylating nicotinate-nucleotide diphosphorylase, whose protein sequence is MTAIQDFLREDVGTEDVTTNAIVPAGHRSRAKIVAKAHGVLAGQGFAKEVFMALDRDIAYRETMKDGETVSPGDVVATLEGATRAILTAERVALNILQRLSGIATLTRTFVDAASGTKARILDTRKTTPGIRRMEKYAVTMGGGMNHRGNLTEMALIKENHIAVAGSIRRAVELVRARTPVPIEVEVRTMEELREAVEATVEQIMLDNWDTVSMRDAVAFVAGRVPLEASGNMTVERVREVAATGVDLISVGALTHSARALDMSLLQEGVGA